Part of the Permianibacter fluminis genome, GGTTGGCCGATATCCGCGGGCTGAATCGGGCTGCTATGATTTGCCCGCCCAAACACGACACGGAGCATAAGTCTATGTGGCCCACCGCCTCCTTGCAGAAATTTGCCTTACCGGTGCTCGCCGGTATCGCCTTCAGCTTGACCCCCACCAGTCACGCCGGCCAGAACGGCGAGCGCTGGGAATACCAGACCAAGATGCAATCGGATCAGGCCCAAGGTTTTGCCCTGCCGACAATGACCATGCAAAAGTGCCAGGAGCCGGGCTGGAAAAATCCGCCGCAAGGCCAGCAGCAGGACAGCGAATGCAAGGTCAAGGATTACAAGAAAAGCGGTAACACCATGAGCTGGCGCATCGAGTGTCCGCAGGGCAACGGTCACGGTGAAATGACCTTGCAAGGCAACGAGGCCTTCACGGGTTTTACCGAGTTCAGCAGTGATCGCGGCAATTTTCGCATGGACATGACCGGCAAAAAGCTCGGCAGCTGCGATCCGGCCACCGACCGCACTGTGGTCAACGGCATGAATGTGCCGAATGCCCAGGAAGTGCAACAGATGCAGGCCAACATGAACCAGCAGATGGAGATGGCCAATACCCAGACCTGCGCCAGCGCGATCTCGTCGATGCAGCTGATGATGTTCACTATGGACGGCTCACCGTGTGCCAAACAAAAACCGGCATTCTGCAAACGGCTGCAGACCGGTGATGGTGCCATGCAGGTGGTCGGTCAGGATGCCTCGGGGGAGGCGCTGAATCAGGCCATCGAGTATTGTGGCCTCGGCAAAGACAAAGTGATGGGCGCGGCTTGCAAGCAGGCCAAAGCGACCAAGAACTGGGATTTCCTTGGCAGCAATTGCGAAGCCGAAACCGCGGAGCTGGCGCAGAAATATTGTGCCGGCCGTGATTTCACCAGCGTCTATGCCACCGAGTACGGCTCGTTCTGCACCCAGTACGCGGCCGACCTGATGAGCGACGGCGGCAAAGTCGAGAAGAAAGAAGAATCCACCGTCGAGAAAGGCGCGAAGCTGCTGAAAGATCTGATCAAGTGGTAATGACGGGGCAATCCCGCTCGCCGCAACCGGGCCGGCTTCACCGCCGGCCCGGTTATTTTTTTTCCGCACTCATTTTCTTGTGCAGCAGTGTGCTGGCGAGCTCCACACTCGGTGCAGCCGAGCTGGCTACAACTACCGTCGGCGCCGGCACTGACACCGCCGATACCACTGACACCGTAAACACCATCAAGCAAAACCTTTCCGGGCCGGAATCGACTGCCAATCCGGATCGCTTTGCCGGTTTGCACAATACCTATCCGCAAGTGGCCAAAGCCTATTACGTGCAGCTGAATCAGCGCGCCCTGTGGGGGCAGGCCATCGATGAGCGATTGCCGCCGGCCTCGCTGACCAAATTGCTGACCGCGCATGTAATCCTGAATACCCTTGAGCTGGATCGCACACTGATTGTCAGTGCCCACGCCGCCAGCATGACCGGCACTCGACTGGGTTTGCGCCGCGGCGATCACAGTTCGGTTCGGGATTTGTTGATCGGCATGCTGCTCGGTTCCGGCAATGACGCCTGTGTGGCGCTGGCCGAAGCGGCGGCCGGCAGCGAGTCGGCCTTTGTCGCCCAGATGAACACCGAAGCGAGCAAGCTGGGCTTGCAGCAAAGTCATTTCGCCAATCCCTGCGGCTTCGATGCCGCCGATCATTACAGCAGTGTCCGCGATCTGGTGACGCTGACCGAAACCGCGCTAACCCATCCGGAACTGGCGCAGTGGGTGCGGCAAAGCGAAGCCAGCATACGCATCAACGACAAACCGAAAACCATCAAGAGCAGCAATGCCCTACTCGGTCGGTTGCCGGGCGCGATTGGCGTCAAGACCGGCTTCACCCAGCGCGCCGGCAAATGCGTCATTGCACTGGTTGAGCGCGATGGTCAGCGCGTGCTGGCGGTGTTTCTGAATGCGCCGGATCGCTGGTGGGATCTGGCCGCCATCATCGAGCTGGCATTTCGGCATGCCAGATCTGAAGCGGCACGCTGAACGCATGGTCAGCGAGACTGTGCTGAAGGGGTTTTCGGCAATACGGCGGCGGCCTGATGGGTTGTGGAACGGGCAGCCGTCAAACGGGTTGTTGTCAAATTGGTCGTTGTCGAACTGGTCGCTGCCGATACTGCTGCTGCTGACCGCCGCGGCGTACCTGAACAGCTTTGCTGGCAGCTGGCAGTTTGATGATTTTGCGGTGTTGCTGCGCGACCCGCGCGTGCAGAGTCTGGCGGCTTGGTGGCAATCGCTGCCGCATATCCGACCGCTGTTCAAACTGAGTGTTGCGCTCAATCATCAGCTCGGCGGCAGCCTGCTGCTTTTCCATCTGCTCAATCTGCTGCTGCATCTCATAAACACGGTGCTGGTGTATGCGCTGTGCCGGCGATTGCTGCGCAACTTTTTGAACGCTGAAGCGCTAACGCTAAGCACGATCTTCATCACGCTGATCTTCGCCTTGCATCCGGCCCAAACCGAAGTGGTGACCTATTTATCGGGTCGCTCGGTGGCGTTGGAAGCGACCGGTGTTTTGCTCGCAGTGTGGAGTTGGTTGCACGTCATCGAACAGCCATCGTGGCGTTGGCGCGCCGTTACGCTGATCGCGGTGCTGCTGGCAGTGGCCAGCCGGGAAACCGCCATCGTCACGCCGCTGCTGCTGTGCTGGTTCAGTTTTATGGTCCGGACGAGCGCGCCCACAGCGGTCGGCGTTGCGCTTGATTCGCGCCCGGCAGCCGGGCGCTTCAGTGTGGTGATTGCCGTGCTGCTGATGCTCGTGCTGTTGGCGTTGCTGCTGTTGCTGCCGCGTTATCGCGAACTGATCGGCTTGGCGCTGCAGTGGCAAAACCTGAGTCAGCTGTTGGCAAGTCAAACGCAGGCGCTGCTGCATTTGCTGCTGGTCGCGCTTGGCTGGGCGCCGCTCAATGCCGATCCGGCCCTGATGATTGCCGAACTGGATTCGGTGCGCGGTGCAATGTCTGTGGTGGTGATTGCGGCGCTGTGTTGGCTCGGCTGGTATTGCCGCGCGCGTCAGCCCTTGGTGGCGCTGGGCATTGGCTGGGCGATGCTGTCGTGGCTGCCGACCCATAGCCTGCTGCTGCGTTACGACCCGGTAAATGATCGCCAGCTCTATCTCGCGCTGCCGGGTTTGTCGCTGGCACTGGTGGCGGGGCTGGCGGCCATGCTGAAGTGGCTGCGTGAGCGGGCGACCTTAACCAGCGCTTCCTGGCGGCAGGTGGTGCCGATGATCGTATTGCTGCTGTTCGCGCTGTTGTTGGCTAGGCAAATCTGGCAACGCAATCAGCTGTACCGGGCCGAGATCCCGTTCTGGCAGGACGTGGTGCAGAAGGCGCCGCACAATGCCCGCGGCTGGAACAACCTCGGTGTGGCGCTGGCCGACGCTGACGAGCGTGTTGCCAGCGAGCGGGCGTTTGAACAGGCCCTCGCCATTCGGCCTGGTTATGTGCAAGCCGCCGTCAACCTGAAGTTGCTGCGGGCCGGATTACCGCTGCAGGCTCCGGCAAGTGAATGAACGGATGGTTCGGTCGGCACGGCTGAGCCTTCGGTTGGCGATGGCACATCGAACCTGCAGCGATGCCTGCTTCTGCTACGCTTTAGCGCCGGTTGCGTCAGGGCCATAACGGTGCGCCAAAACGGTGCATTTATCCACACTACGTCCAAATTGGTGCATTACGGTTAAAGATTTGGCCATCCAGCCATTCGATACCGGTCTGCATCGCCGATTCCCGTTGCCGCCCATTACTGGCACAGGCTTTGCTTTTGTCAGCGCCAACAGCACGCCGTGCTTTCGGCCACGCCTGCCAACCGGGCAGGACGATCGACCGCGGCGCCGTTAACCCGATTTCTCACAGGAGCCATCCATGTCCGTCGCAAATGTCATGCAGCTGATTGCGGAAAACGACGTTAAGTTCGTTGACCTGCGTTTCACCGATACCAAGGGCAAAGAGCAGCACGTGTCGATCCCGGCCAAGCTCTGCGACGAGTCGCTGTTCCAGGACGGCAAAATGTTCGACGGCTCCTCGATCACCGGTTGGAAAGGCATCAACGAGTCGGACATGATTCTGATGCCGGATGCCACCACCGCCGTGCTCGATCCGTTCACTGAAGACAGCACCCTGATCGTCCGCTGCGACATCGTTGACCCGGCCACCATGCAAGGTTACGACCGCGACCCGCGTTCGATCGCCAAGCGCGCCGAAGCCTGGCTGAAGAGCACCGGCATTGCCGACACCGCGCTGTTTGGCCCGGAGCCGGAATTCTTCATGTTCGATGACGTCAAGTTCTACAACAAGATGAACGGCTGTGGTTACGAGCTGGATTCGGACGAAGGCGCCTGGAACACCAACAAGAGCTTCGAAGGCGGCAACAAAGGCCACCGTCCGATGGTGAAAGGCGGTTACTTCCCGGTTGCGCCGGTTGATTCCGCACAGGACATCCGTTCGCAAATGTCGCTGGTCTGCGAGCAAATGGGCCTGGTGATCGAAGCGCACCACCACGAAGTGGCGACCGGTGGCCAGAACGAACTGGCGGCCAAGTTCAACACGTTGGTGAAGAAAGCTGACGAAGTGCAGATCATGAAGTACGCGATCCACAACGTCGCGCACGCCTACGGCAAAACCGTCACCTTCATGCCGAAGCCGATGGTTGGCGACAACGGTTCGGGCATGCACGTGCACCAATCGCTGGCCAAGAACGGTCAGAACATTTTCGCTGGCAACAAATACGCCGGTCTGTCGGAAGAGGCGCTGTACTACATCGGTGGCATCATCAAGCACGCCCGCGCGCTGAATGCCATCACCAACGCTTCGACCAACAGCTACAAGCGTCTGGTGCCGGGCTTCGAAGCGCCGGTCATGCTGGCCTACTCGGCCCGTAACCGTTCGGCCTCGATTCGTATTCCGTACGTTGCCAGCGCCAAGGGCCGTCGCATTGAAGTGCGCTTCCCGGACCCGACTGCCAACCCGTACCTCGCGTTTGCCGCGATGATGATGGCCGGCGTTGACGGCATCATCAACAAGATCCACCCGGGCGATGCCGCCGACAAGGATCTGTACGATCTGCCGCCGGAAGAAGCGAAAGCCATCCCGACCGTTGCCCACTCGCTGGAAATGGCCTGCGATGCGCTCGAAGCCGATTGCGAGTTCC contains:
- a CDS encoding DUF3617 domain-containing protein gives rise to the protein MWPTASLQKFALPVLAGIAFSLTPTSHAGQNGERWEYQTKMQSDQAQGFALPTMTMQKCQEPGWKNPPQGQQQDSECKVKDYKKSGNTMSWRIECPQGNGHGEMTLQGNEAFTGFTEFSSDRGNFRMDMTGKKLGSCDPATDRTVVNGMNVPNAQEVQQMQANMNQQMEMANTQTCASAISSMQLMMFTMDGSPCAKQKPAFCKRLQTGDGAMQVVGQDASGEALNQAIEYCGLGKDKVMGAACKQAKATKNWDFLGSNCEAETAELAQKYCAGRDFTSVYATEYGSFCTQYAADLMSDGGKVEKKEESTVEKGAKLLKDLIKW
- a CDS encoding D-alanyl-D-alanine carboxypeptidase family protein → MLASSTLGAAELATTTVGAGTDTADTTDTVNTIKQNLSGPESTANPDRFAGLHNTYPQVAKAYYVQLNQRALWGQAIDERLPPASLTKLLTAHVILNTLELDRTLIVSAHAASMTGTRLGLRRGDHSSVRDLLIGMLLGSGNDACVALAEAAAGSESAFVAQMNTEASKLGLQQSHFANPCGFDAADHYSSVRDLVTLTETALTHPELAQWVRQSEASIRINDKPKTIKSSNALLGRLPGAIGVKTGFTQRAGKCVIALVERDGQRVLAVFLNAPDRWWDLAAIIELAFRHARSEAAR
- a CDS encoding tetratricopeptide repeat protein; this translates as MSNWSLSNWSLPILLLLTAAAYLNSFAGSWQFDDFAVLLRDPRVQSLAAWWQSLPHIRPLFKLSVALNHQLGGSLLLFHLLNLLLHLINTVLVYALCRRLLRNFLNAEALTLSTIFITLIFALHPAQTEVVTYLSGRSVALEATGVLLAVWSWLHVIEQPSWRWRAVTLIAVLLAVASRETAIVTPLLLCWFSFMVRTSAPTAVGVALDSRPAAGRFSVVIAVLLMLVLLALLLLLPRYRELIGLALQWQNLSQLLASQTQALLHLLLVALGWAPLNADPALMIAELDSVRGAMSVVVIAALCWLGWYCRARQPLVALGIGWAMLSWLPTHSLLLRYDPVNDRQLYLALPGLSLALVAGLAAMLKWLRERATLTSASWRQVVPMIVLLLFALLLARQIWQRNQLYRAEIPFWQDVVQKAPHNARGWNNLGVALADADERVASERAFEQALAIRPGYVQAAVNLKLLRAGLPLQAPASE
- the glnA gene encoding glutamate--ammonia ligase, encoding MSVANVMQLIAENDVKFVDLRFTDTKGKEQHVSIPAKLCDESLFQDGKMFDGSSITGWKGINESDMILMPDATTAVLDPFTEDSTLIVRCDIVDPATMQGYDRDPRSIAKRAEAWLKSTGIADTALFGPEPEFFMFDDVKFYNKMNGCGYELDSDEGAWNTNKSFEGGNKGHRPMVKGGYFPVAPVDSAQDIRSQMSLVCEQMGLVIEAHHHEVATGGQNELAAKFNTLVKKADEVQIMKYAIHNVAHAYGKTVTFMPKPMVGDNGSGMHVHQSLAKNGQNIFAGNKYAGLSEEALYYIGGIIKHARALNAITNASTNSYKRLVPGFEAPVMLAYSARNRSASIRIPYVASAKGRRIEVRFPDPTANPYLAFAAMMMAGVDGIINKIHPGDAADKDLYDLPPEEAKAIPTVAHSLEMACDALEADCEFLTRGGVFSKDFIDSYLTIKRAEAKRVAMAVHPLEMELYYSV